One Caenibius sp. WL genomic window, AGTCGGCAAGACTGCGGGTGAGACGATCGACCTTGTAGACGACGATCACATCGATTTTGCCATTGCGCACATCGGCCAGCAACTGCTGTAGTCCAGGTCGGTCCATATTGCTGCCGGTATAGCCGCCATCATCATATAGGTCTGGCAATAGCATCCAGCCTTCATGACGCTGTGACAGCACATAGGCTGCACACGCTTCCCGCTGGGCATCAAGGCTGTTGAAGGCCTGCTCCAAACCCTCTTCAGTCGATTTGCGGGTGTAGACTGCGCAACGACGCCTGGCGGGGCTACTGGCCATTGGCGCTCACCACGAGTTTGCCGAGGCGGGGACTCTTCAGGCCAAAGAAGCGCGGGCCTGACCATTGGGTGCCCGTGATGTACCGGGCAATCTCGCTCAGCGACGTGTAGAGGGCTCCCCGATATTCGAACCCATTCTCCAGCACCACGACCTGATGAACTTCGCCATGCCATGTGCGTGACAGCCAGGTTCCGGGTTTCAGGTCGGTTGCCGGTGTGCTTCCCTTTCCCGATCCCAGCGTTTTGATCCGCTTGATATCCGCCTTGCTCAACGCGCCCATGGCTTTGGTTTGCAATTCATGGGCGAGGGCCCGGGCCAACAGGCCCGAGCCGAATGCAGGAGGAGCAATAGTACCAATCCGGCGATGCCATTCGGCTTTACGCTCCCTTGCAGACATTCCCTCGATAGCAGCAATCTGATCTTCGAGGGCCATCATGCGGATTCCGCGACCTTGCCCGTAACCCGATAGATACGTGGACCATCTGTCGGCTTCTCGCTGGCCAGGATGTAGCCCTTCTTCTTCAGACCGGTGAGAGCCGCCCGTGTCGAGTGCGGCAGCCAGCCAGTAGCTTCCACCAGTTGGTCTAGGGTGGCGCCGTCCGGGCGCTGCAACAATTCCAGTGCCAGAGTGGATTTGCGCTGGGACTGCGATGTGGGTGTTGCCGGCGCTTCCGTTTTTACGACATCCACAGCGGGAGCTGACTTCGCAACTGTCGGATTTGGGTCGCGAACCATTCGGCGTGGACGCTTGGCAGTGTTCGTGGCTTTAATCTTTGGCTTGGCTGGCGTGGTCATCAGGTGGTTCTCCATTGCGGAGCAGTCCTGTGCTGCTCCCACCACCCACAGCCCTGCGGATTGTATCGGTCAGGGCAGCGGCTTGCTTGTCGGCCGCGATTCACTGAACACACCAATGCTTGCCGAGCACCGGAAGTCGAGCGGAATATGCAAATCCGGCAAAAAGCTGGTTCTGGACTTCACCGGCGTGTCACGGCTTCCTTGCTGCATATCAAAAGAAGAGAAAGCCTGCCCCCAACTCATCCGCCCTGATCACCGTTGCCGAGGATGCAACTGCAATGGCAACCGATGGGCAGTCGGCTGAAATCGATCCCTGCAAAGCTAGAGCCATGACGATTGATCTATGAGAGTTCGGGGAAAGGATCGAAATCCTTCTGCCGTGATCGAGGAACTAAACTAGGCAAGCATGAGTGAGTATGTTTGTGACAACTTGTAGGGACTATCCGGAATGGCAGCTTGCGGGGAACCTGCTTGGGGATAGCGGACGTTCCCGCTAGCGAGTTCGCGAGCACGGTTAGCTATTGCAGGCACTGGGAAATGTTGCCTAACTGCGCATGGACGAAAATAGCAGCTGGGGGGCTGGCAAGGTATGCAAAGTGTGAAGCCATCGCAAAAGAAGTCTGTGATCGCCATAAATCGCGAAGACTTTATGAAGCGTTGGTTCGCTATCGCGCTGAGTGTCGGATTTGCTACGGCTTTAGCCAACATGCCATGGCTCAAATACGGAGTGATCTTCGAACCGTCTCTCCCAGTCGATTGGGAGCAAATTGAGCAGCTTGCGCGGCTGTTCGTCGCCGCGTTTGCGACAGTGCTTAGCTGGGATGGGTACTTTAGATCTATTGAAAACAAGCCAATCGAAGATTCTGCAAGATTTTTTATCGATGTTTTCTTAGTTTTTCTTTACCTGTTTTTACTTCTCACTTCAAAATTTTCCTATTTCTGGCTATGGATACACGCAACTGCTTTCCTGTTTTATGTGGCATGGGATTTTTTCTCGATTAGGAAATATCGAGACGCATACATAAACCCCGGCGCTGCTGAGGATTTCGCCCCGAGCATCAAGGGCGTCTACGTCGGCAGTCTTGGAGATGATCCTCAAGTCTATCGGGGCCCAGCTGTGACGCTGATGTGGCCGATCTTCTTCTGGGTATTGCCGCTTTCCTATCACTTTGCTCTGACTGAACTGGAGCGAGCGAAGCCGATCACGACGTTCGTATACGCTTTTTGGGTATTATGCGGGCTGGTGGCGTATCGTCACGACAAGAACGTGAGATTGCCCTTTTGGTCGAGGTTTAAGGTGATATTTCTAAGCGTGTTAGGTGTTCTCGGCAGTGGCCTCATCCTCCGACTGATCGGCTAGGACATAACCTGATGAGGTTGGCACAATGTATCGCACGGGCTTGCCCGCGTCTCGAAAGAAGCGCGCTTCACGCGCTATTCCGCGGCTCTCGCGCCATCCGGGAATGGTGAGAATGATCATCTCGCTGCACACCCGCATGAATGCCTCATCGAAGTCGCACCAATAGTCTGACCCCATTGTTTCGCCCTCTTCTACCATCACGAGATCGATCGGGTGGGTCATAGTGATCGGGCTGTACACGAATTTGCCCCGATGAATCAGGTCAGCCGCTGCATGCGCTGACGCCTCAAATCGGGACAGGCGCACGTCCATGCTTGGATGAGAGTATGGGCAGGCGAGATATACGATTTCGGTCATAAGTCCTCATTATCTGTAACAATCCGCCGCATTAGTCTGAACGTTTCGTACGCGCCGATCCTATTGGCTGGCGCTGCCGTGCATCGGCGAGTGAACGTGGGGATGGTTTTGCGAGCGGAAGCGGCAACGCCGGATCGGTCTCGTCTAGCATGCCACGCAGATAGTTCTGCATCCAGATTGGCAACGTGGGCAGCCCGTCGCGTAGATCCTCGCGCAACGCCTGTCCACGTACAAGTTCGCGCAACCTGTTGGTCGCCTCCCGGGCTTGGCCGGCCTGAATCATGTCCTGCAGCCAGTGCAGTGCTTGGACAATGCGCATTGCAGGCCGGCCCGCCCAGAAGAGTTTGCTCGGAGCTGCCTGCTTGAAACGGATTGCCTGATTACCGAGATGGATCGATCGTAGGCGCGCGTCGGTAAGCACTACGACCTGGGACGGGGCGGCAGTCGTGAAACCGAGATCGTTCGCCGCCGTCGCCTCATCGATTAGCAGGCGTGCTTGATCGCGCCGACCCACCGCGTCGATGACCGCGCGGATGTCAGGCATGCCGATCCGGCCTGTCAGGCTGTCCTTCTGCGGCAGATAATATAGGCCGCGGTCAAGTCGTGCGATACTGTCATTTTTGGCTAAGCGCTGCAGCACCTTGTCGACGGCGGCGCGCACGCCAAGGTCGAGAAAGTCGATAGGCGTCCACACAACTGCTGGCGTCGCCGTCACCCGGTCTAAGATTTGCGCTTTGAGATCGGTGGTCGGCCCACGCATTTTTTTTGCACCTCGTTGTCCGAAAAATACGGTAAGTTTCGGACAAGAGCAATGCGCGCTTTATTTTGTCCGAAAAACGCTGTAAGTTTCGGACAAATGAGCCGGATAGGGAGGCTGAACGTGATCCGCTCCATTCATCCGTTCCCAGCGCGCATGGCACCCGAACTGGCCCTCGAGAAACTCCAGGACCTCAAGTTCAAAGGCTTAGTGCTCGACCCTATGGCGGGGTCGGGAACGGTTCTTCGCCAAGCAACTGACCTCGGCCATCGCGCCGTTGGCTTTGACATGGACCCGCTGGCCGTGCTGATGACACGCGTCTGGACCACTGCAGTGGACGAGAAGCTCGTTGAAAGCATGGCGGACCGAGTGACCAGGCGGATCGCGGCAATTCAGCCCGACGAGATCAAGTTGCCCTGGATGGACGACGATAACGAGACGTCCGACTTCGTAGACTTTTGGTTCGCCGAACCGCAGAAAGGCGACCTGCGCCGGATCGCCTTCGTCCTCGACGAGCTTGGCCACGAACTCGCCGATCCGGCGGAGCAGCTTGCCATTGATCTCTTGCGGATCTCGCTTAGCCGGCTGATCATCACTAAAGACAAAGGCGCTTCCCTGGCGCGTGATGTGTCGCACAGCCGGCCCCACAAAGTCGCCGAGCAAAACAACTTCGATGTGCAGTCGATGTTCGCGCGGTCGATCAAGGCCGTCCAGAAGCGCCTTAAGGATGCTC contains:
- a CDS encoding site-specific DNA-methyltransferase — encoded protein: MIRSIHPFPARMAPELALEKLQDLKFKGLVLDPMAGSGTVLRQATDLGHRAVGFDMDPLAVLMTRVWTTAVDEKLVESMADRVTRRIAAIQPDEIKLPWMDDDNETSDFVDFWFAEPQKGDLRRIAFVLDELGHELADPAEQLAIDLLRISLSRLIITKDKGASLARDVSHSRPHKVAEQNNFDVQSMFARSIKAVQKRLKDAPPAGGAAIELGDARTLTAVEDRSIDAVITSPPYLNAIDYMRGHRLSLIWLGHRLGDLRTIRSSSIGAERAPDAIDEAAILMQMQQAMGTIDQLPNKFQLMIKRYVQDIKRMVSEVARVLKAGAHATFVMGNSCLRGTFIRNSDAVATAARNAGLSLVSETERPLPQRSRYLPMTSDSLGKRMRTETILTFAQA
- a CDS encoding DUF6088 family protein, producing the protein MRGPTTDLKAQILDRVTATPAVVWTPIDFLDLGVRAAVDKVLQRLAKNDSIARLDRGLYYLPQKDSLTGRIGMPDIRAVIDAVGRRDQARLLIDEATAANDLGFTTAAPSQVVVLTDARLRSIHLGNQAIRFKQAAPSKLFWAGRPAMRIVQALHWLQDMIQAGQAREATNRLRELVRGQALREDLRDGLPTLPIWMQNYLRGMLDETDPALPLPLAKPSPRSLADARQRQPIGSARTKRSD
- a CDS encoding DUF3489 domain-containing protein; its protein translation is MTTPAKPKIKATNTAKRPRRMVRDPNPTVAKSAPAVDVVKTEAPATPTSQSQRKSTLALELLQRPDGATLDQLVEATGWLPHSTRAALTGLKKKGYILASEKPTDGPRIYRVTGKVAESA
- a CDS encoding DUF2924 domain-containing protein encodes the protein MMALEDQIAAIEGMSARERKAEWHRRIGTIAPPAFGSGLLARALAHELQTKAMGALSKADIKRIKTLGSGKGSTPATDLKPGTWLSRTWHGEVHQVVVLENGFEYRGALYTSLSEIARYITGTQWSGPRFFGLKSPRLGKLVVSANGQ
- a CDS encoding DUF1937 family protein; the protein is MTEIVYLACPYSHPSMDVRLSRFEASAHAAADLIHRGKFVYSPITMTHPIDLVMVEEGETMGSDYWCDFDEAFMRVCSEMIILTIPGWRESRGIAREARFFRDAGKPVRYIVPTSSGYVLADQSEDEATAENT